One part of the Treponema sp. OMZ 787 genome encodes these proteins:
- a CDS encoding ATP-dependent Clp protease ATP-binding subunit: MCQGLSQDAHKLLTLFGQQEARRVNADLFQPEHILSALIRNKVGRGYIILQKLNIDILNLQLFIEQNTPIRTGDRIIGEIPPSRRIKSLVDIATIEARTMRQNVVGTEHILIALVREENSIISDFFMRYNILTEDIRMIILKITDQMESARAARAADMSRSKPSALSEFGRNLTDIVSSGSLDPVIGREKEIRRLIQILSRRTKNNPILVGEPGIGKTSIVEGLAFAIINENVPHDLLNKSIISLDLGSVIAGTKYRGQFEERLKQIINEIKENKNIILFIDEIHTLIGTGGSQGAMDAANILKPALARGEIQCIGATTIDEYRRYFKNDLALERRFQLIQVKEPNPEETFDIICGIKHKYEEHHNVIYEPETVTKIIEYAKRYIPDRFFPDKAIDVLDEAGAMKKTVLDKKPGELFEIEDKIKVLMLEKAEMVELQNYEKAALIRDEVMDLKNDIYQIKNKWMTSYQNPISYVDENDIAEVIAMMTDIPVNKLSRDEAERMLHIEEELKKSVIGQDEPISILSNSIRRSRAGISSPDRPIGSFLFLGPTGVGKTLLAKTLAEFLFGTKEALIRVDMSDYMEKHNAAKLIGAPPGYIGFDSGGFLTEKIRRNPYSVLLLDEVEKAHPDVFNILLQILEEGELRDSLGHIVNFKNTVIIMTSNAGSKSIIKENQLGFNPTGEGVMAYSEIQASALNEIKKFLSPEFINRIDEMLVFRPLDKDDIKRILKLELKKFEDRIAKLDLYIELSKEAEDFFADKGYDPAYGARPMRRLIQNKIEDALSVKIISGEFAKGKTAFIDFSAEEGDVIIRIKENADYEDSYSTPVKCEAESN; encoded by the coding sequence ATGTGTCAAGGTCTTTCTCAGGATGCTCATAAACTGCTAACCCTTTTCGGTCAGCAGGAAGCCAGAAGGGTTAATGCCGATTTGTTTCAGCCCGAGCATATTTTGTCTGCCCTAATCCGCAATAAGGTGGGAAGGGGTTATATAATTCTTCAAAAGCTTAATATCGATATTTTGAATTTGCAATTATTTATCGAGCAAAATACTCCTATCCGCACGGGGGATAGAATAATCGGGGAAATTCCTCCTTCGCGGAGAATTAAAAGCCTTGTCGATATTGCAACAATAGAAGCAAGAACGATGAGACAAAATGTGGTCGGTACCGAGCATATTTTAATAGCCCTTGTCAGAGAAGAAAATTCAATTATATCCGATTTTTTTATGCGGTATAATATTTTGACTGAAGACATAAGGATGATAATCTTAAAAATAACGGATCAGATGGAGTCTGCCAGAGCGGCTAGGGCAGCCGATATGTCAAGGTCAAAACCATCGGCTCTTTCCGAATTCGGGCGTAACCTAACCGATATTGTCAGCTCCGGCTCGCTTGACCCTGTAATAGGCCGCGAAAAAGAAATCAGAAGACTCATCCAGATTCTTTCACGCCGTACAAAAAACAATCCTATCCTTGTAGGAGAACCCGGAATAGGCAAGACTTCCATTGTTGAAGGCTTGGCTTTTGCCATAATAAATGAAAATGTGCCTCACGATTTGCTTAACAAAAGTATTATCTCCTTAGATCTCGGCTCTGTAATTGCAGGAACAAAATACAGGGGACAGTTTGAAGAAAGGCTAAAGCAAATCATAAACGAAATAAAAGAAAATAAAAATATAATCTTGTTTATAGATGAAATTCACACCCTTATAGGTACGGGAGGCTCTCAGGGTGCTATGGATGCGGCCAATATTTTAAAGCCGGCCCTGGCCCGCGGTGAAATACAATGTATCGGCGCTACAACAATTGACGAATACCGCAGATATTTTAAAAACGATTTAGCCCTTGAACGCCGCTTTCAATTAATTCAAGTAAAAGAACCTAATCCTGAAGAGACATTTGATATAATATGCGGTATAAAACATAAATATGAAGAACATCACAATGTTATTTATGAACCTGAGACCGTAACCAAGATAATTGAATATGCAAAGCGGTATATTCCGGATAGATTTTTCCCTGATAAGGCTATTGATGTTTTGGATGAAGCCGGGGCAATGAAAAAAACTGTCCTTGATAAAAAGCCAGGCGAGCTTTTTGAAATAGAGGACAAGATTAAAGTTTTGATGCTTGAAAAAGCCGAGATGGTCGAGTTGCAAAATTATGAAAAGGCAGCCTTAATCCGGGATGAAGTAATGGATCTAAAAAACGATATTTATCAAATTAAAAATAAGTGGATGACTTCGTATCAAAATCCTATATCCTATGTTGACGAAAACGATATAGCCGAAGTTATTGCAATGATGACCGATATTCCGGTAAATAAATTAAGCCGGGATGAAGCTGAAAGGATGCTTCACATTGAAGAGGAATTAAAAAAATCTGTTATAGGTCAAGACGAACCTATCTCGATTTTATCCAATTCAATCAGAAGGTCCCGCGCAGGTATTTCATCTCCTGACAGGCCCATAGGTTCGTTTTTATTTTTAGGACCGACCGGTGTCGGAAAAACCCTTCTAGCAAAAACCCTAGCCGAATTTTTATTCGGTACAAAAGAAGCCTTGATCAGAGTCGATATGAGTGATTATATGGAAAAACATAATGCCGCCAAACTCATAGGAGCACCTCCCGGATATATAGGTTTTGATTCCGGCGGATTTTTAACAGAAAAAATAAGACGAAATCCTTATTCCGTTTTGCTTTTGGATGAGGTCGAAAAAGCTCATCCCGATGTCTTTAATATTCTTTTGCAAATTTTAGAAGAAGGGGAGCTTAGAGACAGCCTCGGTCATATCGTAAATTTTAAAAATACGGTTATCATTATGACAAGCAATGCAGGTTCAAAGTCCATCATAAAGGAAAATCAGTTGGGCTTTAATCCTACGGGAGAGGGAGTTATGGCTTATTCAGAAATACAGGCTAGTGCTCTCAACGAAATAAAAAAATTCTTATCTCCTGAGTTTATCAACCGAATTGATGAGATGCTTGTGTTTAGACCTCTCGATAAGGATGACATTAAACGGATATTAAAACTTGAGCTTAAAAAATTTGAAGATAGAATTGCAAAGCTGGACCTATATATTGAACTTTCAAAAGAGGCTGAAGATTTTTTTGCAGATAAGGGATATGATCCGGCCTACGGAGCCCGTCCTATGCGAAGGCTTATTCAAAATAAGATAGAGGATGCCTTATCGGTTAAAATAATAAGCGGAGAGTTTGCAAAGGGTAAAACTGCTTTTATAGATTTTTCTGCAGAGGAAGGCGATGTTATTATAAGAATTAAAGAGAATGCCGACTACGAAGACTCATACAGCACACCGGTTAAATGTGAAGCAGAATCTAACTGA
- a CDS encoding response regulator transcription factor translates to MICIVCKSEFLAADIRAICLSHVNETIKILPQVSLLHTLTNENVRLVFFDSSLFTDTASFRKESPHTRFVVISSIGDEDLAEKALICGASDFLLCPFTEKGVVNCL, encoded by the coding sequence ATGATATGTATTGTATGCAAATCCGAATTTTTGGCAGCCGATATAAGGGCAATCTGTCTTTCTCATGTAAACGAAACTATTAAGATTTTGCCTCAAGTTTCTCTTTTGCATACATTAACAAATGAAAATGTCCGCCTCGTGTTTTTTGATTCAAGCCTATTCACGGATACGGCTTCTTTTAGAAAAGAAAGTCCGCATACCCGCTTTGTCGTTATTTCTTCGATCGGGGATGAAGATCTTGCTGAAAAAGCACTTATATGCGGTGCCTCTGATTTTTTATTATGTCCATTTACCGAAAAAGGAGTTGTAAACTGCTTATGA
- the prfB gene encoding peptide chain release factor 2 (programmed frameshift) → MEDYRSNLEELKNGISDIWGRLDPDAVKSKIAEKEAITLAPDFWNDSKKAEKIMSEIKALKNRIYPWQELMDEVSDLEVLMELSEELGNEELSEEISSSYNSIYEKYKKLSILSLLSGEVDKNDAYLTIHAGAGGTEACDWASMLVRMYLRWCESRGFKTETIDLVEAEGGIKSATFQISGEFAFGLLKSETGIHRLVRISPFDSNGRRHTSFTSVFSFPVLDDTIEVDIRPEDLRIDTYRAGGAGGQHVNKTDSAVRITHIPTGIVVACQSQRSQISNKATAMNVLKSRLYNYYEEQKEKENMKFAAEKKGISWGNQIRSYVFQPYTMVKDHRTKYETGNIQAVMDGDIDEFINSFLNTKIEDMSIDEDDAL, encoded by the exons ATGGAAGACTATAGATCGAATTTGGAAGAATTAAAAAACGGAATATCCGATATTTGGGGGCGTCTT GACCCTGATGCTGTTAAATCAAAGATAGCCGAAAAAGAAGCTATAACCTTAGCTCCCGATTTTTGGAATGACAGTAAAAAAGCCGAAAAAATTATGAGCGAGATAAAGGCTCTTAAAAACAGGATCTATCCTTGGCAGGAGCTTATGGATGAGGTTTCCGATTTGGAAGTTTTAATGGAACTTTCAGAAGAGTTAGGCAATGAAGAGCTCTCCGAAGAGATAAGCTCAAGCTATAATTCAATTTATGAAAAGTACAAAAAACTGAGTATTTTGAGCCTCCTTTCAGGTGAGGTTGATAAAAACGATGCATATCTTACCATTCACGCAGGAGCAGGCGGAACCGAGGCCTGCGATTGGGCAAGTATGCTGGTGCGTATGTATTTACGCTGGTGTGAATCCAGAGGCTTTAAAACCGAAACAATCGATTTGGTTGAAGCGGAGGGCGGAATAAAATCGGCAACTTTTCAGATTTCCGGGGAGTTTGCCTTCGGGCTTTTAAAAAGCGAGACGGGAATCCATCGCTTGGTGCGCATAAGCCCCTTTGATTCCAACGGCAGAAGGCATACATCTTTTACTTCAGTATTTTCTTTTCCTGTTCTTGACGACACGATAGAAGTCGATATACGCCCTGAAGATCTGCGTATCGACACCTACCGTGCAGGCGGTGCCGGAGGTCAGCATGTAAACAAAACCGACTCGGCCGTACGCATTACCCATATTCCCACAGGTATAGTTGTTGCCTGTCAAAGCCAGAGGAGTCAAATCAGCAATAAGGCCACGGCAATGAATGTTCTAAAATCGAGGCTTTATAATTATTATGAAGAGCAAAAAGAAAAAGAAAACATGAAATTTGCTGCCGAGAAAAAAGGCATTTCCTGGGGCAACCAAATCCGCTCCTATGTTTTTCAGCCTTATACAATGGTAAAAGATCACAGAACAAAGTATGAAACGGGAAACATTCAGGCTGTAATGGACGGAGATATAGACGAATTTATAAACAGCTTTTTAAATACAAAGATTGAAGATATGAGTATTGATGAGGACGATGCTCTATGA
- a CDS encoding ABC transporter ATP-binding protein, with protein MSNDIVLISNLTKTFSSPSEKLVIFDKLNFSIEEGKKISITGESGSGKSTFLNILGGLESADSGEILAGSYKVHSLDEKSLTEYRSAFLGLVFQFHYLLKDFTALENVMLPALIAGRPKKETKEKALSLLEDVKLAERKGHFPSQLSGGERQRAAVARSLINGPSLILADEPTGNLDPANAETVQNLLFSVVDKHKKTLVLVTHDKKIASMTDISYKLYKGNLEEV; from the coding sequence ATGAGTAATGATATTGTTTTAATTTCCAATTTAACCAAAACATTTTCTTCGCCAAGCGAAAAACTTGTTATATTCGATAAACTTAATTTTTCTATTGAAGAAGGAAAAAAGATTTCGATTACCGGAGAGTCCGGTTCGGGTAAGAGTACATTTTTAAATATCTTAGGCGGACTTGAATCGGCTGACAGCGGCGAGATTCTTGCGGGCTCTTATAAGGTTCATTCCCTAGATGAAAAATCCCTCACCGAGTACCGAAGTGCGTTTTTAGGTTTGGTTTTTCAATTCCATTATTTGTTAAAAGATTTTACTGCCCTTGAAAATGTAATGCTTCCGGCTCTCATCGCAGGCAGACCTAAAAAAGAAACAAAAGAAAAAGCCCTGTCACTTTTGGAAGATGTAAAATTAGCTGAGCGTAAGGGGCATTTTCCTTCCCAGCTTTCGGGAGGCGAAAGACAGAGGGCCGCAGTTGCCCGCTCCTTGATAAACGGCCCCTCTCTTATCCTTGCAGATGAGCCCACAGGAAACTTAGATCCGGCCAATGCCGAGACCGTTCAAAACCTTTTATTTTCTGTAGTAGATAAACACAAAAAGACCTTGGTGCTTGTTACACACGATAAAAAAATAGCCTCAATGACGGATATTTCTTATAAGCTTTATAAGGGCAATTTGGAAGAAGTATGA
- a CDS encoding UvrB/UvrC motif-containing protein: MICDMCKLNEASVSVEQVADGITKNIYLCPACSRRLGFGMFSETIDISITKLAGSNDINNTDYKTYDRCPICGSSFKDIESKQMIGCMECLSYFRSEIVEILRKNKKNLKCSCFESDNSSPKNLFENNNSEELLEELRKAVQIEDYERAAALRDEIKALEKKHDNKI; encoded by the coding sequence ATGATTTGCGATATGTGTAAATTAAATGAAGCTTCGGTTTCTGTGGAACAAGTTGCGGACGGGATTACAAAAAATATTTATCTGTGTCCGGCTTGCTCGCGAAGGCTGGGCTTTGGGATGTTTTCTGAAACTATCGATATTTCCATAACAAAACTCGCCGGATCTAATGATATTAATAACACTGACTACAAAACATATGATCGGTGTCCTATATGCGGCTCAAGTTTTAAAGACATAGAATCTAAACAAATGATAGGATGCATGGAGTGTTTGTCATACTTTAGATCTGAAATTGTGGAAATATTGAGAAAAAACAAGAAAAATCTAAAATGTTCATGTTTTGAATCTGATAATTCTTCCCCCAAAAACTTGTTTGAAAATAATAACTCTGAAGAATTACTTGAAGAACTAAGAAAGGCTGTTCAAATCGAGGATTATGAGCGTGCCGCTGCTTTGAGGGACGAGATAAAAGCTTTGGAGAAAAAACATGATAACAAAATTTGA
- a CDS encoding ATP--guanido phosphotransferase, whose translation MITKFDGWYTGSGPDTDIVLYSRCDIARNISGFLFPNKISLADSVDVISLVFSFFCSLGDSAYFKKLKLRAIDPLSLKLLEERGIIMPDMPEKIEKAVLVHENGSLYIGLNLEDHINITSFAAGMDPEEVYARASFMEQKMKEKIKFAEDKDLGFLTSNLMGVGTGVKFSVLCSLPGVLYSGCLSSVLELTKQSNLNVAGYYSPNSKNSIGALFLISSAVSAGDNEETQTADFISGVNSVIEIEREKRQTYLNENTLKVEDMLRRSLAISQSAKLMDFKEAADIVFKIKFGLNMGLVTGITNEECNSMVFKSQMGHLAFLLLNSHIGLSDKNLNDFSIEEYRARTIQEVCSKVRIIM comes from the coding sequence ATGATAACAAAATTTGACGGCTGGTATACAGGAAGCGGTCCCGATACCGACATAGTTCTATATAGCCGCTGCGATATAGCCCGCAATATATCCGGTTTTTTGTTTCCAAATAAAATTAGCCTTGCCGATTCTGTTGATGTTATTTCGCTTGTTTTTTCTTTTTTTTGTTCATTGGGAGATTCCGCTTATTTTAAAAAATTAAAACTTAGGGCAATAGATCCGCTTTCTCTCAAATTACTTGAAGAGAGAGGAATTATCATGCCCGATATGCCAGAAAAAATAGAAAAGGCTGTTTTGGTGCATGAGAACGGCTCGCTTTATATAGGCTTGAACCTTGAAGATCATATCAATATAACTTCTTTTGCAGCCGGAATGGATCCTGAAGAAGTGTATGCAAGAGCTTCTTTTATGGAACAAAAAATGAAGGAAAAAATTAAATTTGCCGAAGATAAGGACTTAGGCTTTTTAACTTCAAATCTTATGGGAGTCGGTACCGGAGTAAAATTTTCCGTTTTGTGTTCTTTGCCGGGAGTGCTTTATTCCGGCTGTTTAAGCTCGGTTTTGGAATTAACAAAACAAAGCAATCTTAACGTTGCCGGTTACTATTCGCCTAATTCCAAAAATTCAATAGGTGCCCTTTTTTTGATTTCGAGTGCCGTATCGGCGGGCGATAATGAGGAAACTCAAACTGCGGATTTTATTTCTGGAGTGAACAGCGTAATTGAAATTGAAAGAGAAAAAAGACAGACATATTTAAACGAAAATACATTGAAGGTTGAAGATATGCTCCGTAGGTCTCTTGCAATCTCCCAAAGTGCAAAACTCATGGATTTTAAGGAAGCTGCCGATATAGTGTTTAAAATAAAGTTCGGCCTAAATATGGGCTTAGTTACAGGTATCACTAATGAGGAATGCAACTCCATGGTTTTTAAGTCTCAAATGGGGCATCTTGCTTTTTTACTGCTGAACAGTCATATAGGGCTGTCCGATAAAAACTTAAATGATTTTTCTATAGAAGAATACAGAGCTCGTACCATTCAAGAAGTGTGCTCAAAAGTCCGAATTATAATGTGA
- a CDS encoding ABC transporter permease translates to MKKNNYRWIFFVLHRFNSADTKGRSSISTLFSILGIAFGVMVLTVILSIMNGLQMGYIDTIMQVSSGHIRLYGEKEDLKKAENLKLHEAFFIFQESQTLMQGNYGRQHGVLIRSVEEDIMQKDKGFSKALTISSGSFNLLKEDAVILGNELARQLGVKTGDNVNIIAVSGSSETSLFPENQNLIVTGIFKTGYYEVDSSFAFMSLKNGEKLFGKESKLYASVKLQNQNNDAAYISSINDTHINLKSESWRSYNHAFFGALRVEKNMMMLLVFLIFLVVSVNIYNGMRRSIYERREEISVLSSLGAYSKHIQALFIANGFTIGLIGASAGLLLGLLLSVQINSIFTLIENIVNSFLSFVFIVFQSSSDADFAVFSPVYFYMDEVPVRIFFNEILLIFLFGVFSSSAAAMAAARRILKLRPAEVLRYE, encoded by the coding sequence ATGAAAAAAAATAATTATAGATGGATTTTTTTTGTTTTACATAGATTTAATTCTGCAGATACAAAGGGCCGTTCCTCAATATCGACTCTTTTTTCTATTTTGGGGATTGCCTTCGGAGTAATGGTATTGACTGTTATCCTTTCGATAATGAACGGCCTTCAAATGGGTTATATCGATACGATCATGCAGGTAAGCTCAGGCCATATAAGATTGTACGGCGAAAAAGAAGATTTAAAAAAAGCCGAAAATTTAAAACTACATGAAGCGTTTTTTATTTTTCAAGAATCGCAAACTCTTATGCAGGGAAATTACGGCAGGCAGCACGGAGTTTTAATCCGCTCAGTTGAAGAAGATATAATGCAAAAAGATAAGGGCTTTTCTAAAGCCTTAACAATATCTTCAGGCTCTTTTAATCTTTTGAAAGAAGATGCCGTTATTTTGGGGAATGAACTGGCCCGACAGCTTGGTGTAAAGACCGGGGATAATGTAAACATTATAGCTGTATCAGGATCATCCGAAACAAGCCTTTTTCCTGAAAATCAAAACTTAATTGTTACGGGTATTTTTAAGACCGGATATTATGAGGTCGATTCTTCCTTTGCATTTATGTCGTTAAAAAACGGAGAAAAACTATTCGGAAAAGAATCTAAGCTTTATGCCTCTGTCAAATTACAAAACCAAAACAATGATGCAGCCTATATATCTTCAATCAATGATACACATATTAACTTAAAATCGGAATCATGGCGTTCTTATAATCATGCTTTTTTCGGGGCTCTAAGGGTAGAAAAAAATATGATGATGCTTTTGGTGTTTTTAATTTTCTTGGTTGTATCGGTTAATATTTATAACGGAATGAGACGCTCAATTTATGAAAGGCGGGAAGAGATTTCGGTCTTGTCTTCTCTCGGTGCATATTCAAAACACATTCAGGCTCTTTTTATTGCAAACGGTTTTACGATAGGTTTGATAGGAGCAAGTGCCGGCCTTTTATTAGGGCTTCTATTATCAGTGCAAATCAATTCAATTTTTACATTAATAGAAAATATAGTCAACTCGTTTTTGAGCTTTGTGTTTATCGTATTCCAAAGTTCGTCCGATGCGGATTTTGCAGTATTCAGTCCTGTCTATTTTTACATGGATGAGGTTCCTGTCAGAATATTTTTTAATGAAATTTTGCTCATTTTTTTATTCGGTGTTTTTTCGTCATCCGCTGCCGCCATGGCAGCTGCGAGGCGTATATTAAAACTAAGGCCTGCGGAGGTATTACGCTATGAGTAA
- a CDS encoding CRISPR-associated protein Cas2, with amino-acid sequence MFVSVVIDPGGRESASNLAEVLTANGFERVQHACWESVTINDEGLVTLKQDIDRVTDYYDIVRLYQYPIQDVLAITTLYKKKWRRVLVRPPVKKTEN; translated from the coding sequence ATGTTTGTTTCAGTTGTTATAGATCCGGGTGGAAGGGAATCGGCTTCTAATCTTGCAGAAGTTCTAACGGCCAACGGCTTTGAACGGGTTCAGCATGCTTGCTGGGAATCGGTAACAATAAATGATGAAGGACTTGTTACATTAAAGCAGGATATAGACCGGGTTACCGACTATTATGATATTGTTCGTCTCTACCAATATCCTATTCAGGATGTATTGGCAATCACTACGCTTTATAAAAAAAAGTGGAGGAGGGTGCTTGTACGCCCGCCTGTAAAAAAAACGGAGAATTAA
- the ftsY gene encoding signal recognition particle-docking protein FtsY gives MKNKSFADGLKKLFGLYKGPDESFFEDLTDTLIEGDIGAKTALEIETSLRELCKKEKLVSEDDVLDGLYNILLPHVKVTSLVPEPGKVSIYLVLGVNGVGKTTSIGKMASYYKQNYNVPIILAAGDTFRAAAIEQLKFHGEKNGVRVVAHQHGGDPGAVIFDAGDAMAASGGGLVLADTAGRLHNKDNLVRELQKIDRIAKTKASEGCYKKILVLDATTGQNGLRQAEVFHEAIGVDAVFLTKYDSTAKGGVAVTAGKELNLPMLFVGTGEQYKNISPFSAENYVKEFIGKI, from the coding sequence ATGAAGAATAAAAGTTTTGCCGACGGATTAAAAAAACTATTCGGTTTATATAAGGGACCTGATGAATCTTTTTTTGAAGATTTAACGGATACTCTGATAGAGGGAGATATTGGTGCAAAGACAGCCCTCGAAATTGAAACTTCTTTAAGAGAGTTATGTAAAAAGGAGAAACTTGTTTCTGAGGATGATGTTTTAGACGGTCTTTATAATATTTTATTACCCCATGTAAAGGTTACTTCTTTAGTTCCTGAGCCGGGTAAGGTTTCCATTTATCTTGTTCTTGGTGTAAACGGAGTCGGTAAAACAACCTCAATAGGAAAGATGGCATCTTATTATAAGCAAAACTATAATGTTCCAATTATTTTGGCTGCCGGAGATACTTTTAGGGCTGCAGCTATCGAGCAATTAAAATTTCACGGCGAAAAGAATGGTGTGAGGGTTGTTGCTCACCAGCACGGAGGGGATCCCGGGGCAGTTATCTTTGATGCGGGAGATGCCATGGCTGCTTCAGGCGGAGGGCTTGTTCTTGCAGATACGGCAGGAAGACTTCACAATAAAGACAACTTGGTAAGAGAGCTTCAAAAAATAGACAGGATTGCAAAGACAAAGGCCTCCGAAGGCTGCTATAAAAAAATATTGGTGCTGGATGCGACTACAGGTCAAAACGGTCTAAGGCAGGCCGAAGTTTTCCATGAAGCTATAGGGGTCGATGCCGTTTTTTTAACAAAGTATGACTCTACGGCAAAGGGAGGTGTTGCCGTTACGGCAGGAAAGGAGCTTAACCTTCCCATGCTCTTTGTAGGCACCGGAGAACAATACAAAAACATATCCCCTTTTTCGGCCGAAAATTATGTAAAGGAATTTATCGGAAAAATATAA
- a CDS encoding ABC transporter permease: MKNLVFIKMAFRFLGIGSGKTVSNARKSLFGAVLGIGISIIPLIVVLVVSDGMIQGITSRTIELGTGHLQAIDMRPISTYKNAETEKNVRSLILDFDAGDFVENAWIERQGNGLVIGKNGRSGGTIRAVEPEFFTQNIRALNLIRVISGSLQFENSKSAILGAAIAEKLGLKVGDTCRIITINKNEKGKTVPRVSVFKISGLISSGYQELDALWVFIPLSEGLKIMPLNSSLTSIVVSTKDPFDEDKMNALELKLSSILPETFSIYSWADLNRPAFTSFKTTKNILLFIMFLIVLVASANISSAIVMLVMERRREIAILKAAGAHPASISLAFLLAGLFTSLGGIILGMPLGILTALHINEIFAYAEKILNYLQNFVYSFFHGTGKPLEIHLLDPAYYLEHIPVKLNFFDLYIIAVCMLILSVVVCLVPAVRAGREKPIEIMRKL; encoded by the coding sequence ATGAAAAATTTAGTCTTTATAAAAATGGCATTTAGGTTTTTAGGCATAGGTTCGGGAAAGACGGTTTCCAATGCCCGCAAAAGTTTATTCGGTGCCGTGTTGGGGATAGGCATAAGTATAATTCCTCTGATTGTCGTTTTGGTTGTATCTGACGGTATGATTCAAGGAATAACCTCGCGTACAATAGAGCTTGGAACAGGCCATCTTCAAGCCATAGATATGAGGCCTATCTCAACTTATAAAAATGCAGAAACGGAAAAAAATGTCCGCTCACTCATTCTGGATTTTGATGCCGGTGACTTTGTAGAAAATGCTTGGATAGAAAGACAGGGCAACGGTTTGGTTATCGGCAAAAATGGAAGAAGCGGCGGTACCATCCGTGCAGTTGAGCCGGAATTTTTTACTCAAAATATAAGGGCTCTCAATCTTATCAGGGTAATATCGGGTTCGCTTCAATTTGAAAATAGTAAGTCGGCAATTTTGGGAGCCGCTATAGCTGAAAAGCTCGGCTTAAAAGTAGGGGACACATGCCGAATCATAACCATAAATAAAAACGAAAAAGGCAAAACCGTTCCGCGGGTAAGTGTATTTAAAATTTCCGGCCTTATATCCTCAGGCTATCAGGAATTGGATGCACTATGGGTTTTTATTCCATTATCTGAAGGTTTAAAGATTATGCCTCTTAATTCTTCTTTAACCTCAATAGTCGTTTCGACAAAAGATCCCTTTGATGAAGATAAGATGAATGCCCTTGAATTAAAACTAAGTTCAATATTACCGGAAACTTTTTCTATATATTCTTGGGCCGACTTAAACCGGCCGGCCTTTACCTCCTTTAAAACCACAAAGAATATCTTGCTTTTTATCATGTTTTTGATAGTCTTGGTTGCCTCTGCAAATATTTCTTCTGCAATTGTTATGCTCGTAATGGAAAGAAGGCGGGAAATAGCCATCCTCAAGGCTGCCGGAGCCCATCCGGCCTCCATAAGTCTTGCTTTTTTACTTGCCGGCCTTTTTACAAGTTTGGGCGGAATCATATTAGGAATGCCCTTGGGAATTTTAACTGCCTTGCATATAAACGAAATCTTTGCCTATGCCGAGAAGATTTTAAATTATCTCCAAAATTTTGTTTATTCCTTCTTCCATGGGACAGGAAAGCCTCTTGAAATTCATCTTTTAGACCCTGCCTATTATTTGGAGCATATTCCGGTAAAATTAAATTTTTTTGATCTTTACATAATAGCTGTTTGTATGTTAATATTATCAGTAGTAGTGTGTTTGGTTCCTGCAGTGCGTGCGGGAAGGGAAAAACCGATAGAGATTATGAGGAAATTATGA